One Kitasatospora sp. MAP12-44 DNA segment encodes these proteins:
- a CDS encoding nuclear transport factor 2 family protein — MAEHPHAALIRKGYAAFSRGDMETLGGIMTSDCTHHVPGSHQLSGDFKGRDAVLGYYGKLASETGGSLRVELQQVLVDGRGHAMAMHRITAERGGKSIDMAGGIVFRVVGEKVTDLDECVEDLAASDDFWS, encoded by the coding sequence ATGGCTGAGCATCCGCATGCCGCACTGATCCGCAAGGGCTACGCGGCGTTCTCGCGCGGCGACATGGAGACCCTCGGTGGGATCATGACGTCCGACTGTACGCACCACGTGCCGGGAAGTCACCAGCTGTCCGGCGACTTCAAGGGCCGGGACGCCGTCCTCGGCTACTACGGCAAGCTTGCCTCCGAGACCGGCGGCTCCCTGCGGGTCGAGCTGCAGCAGGTCCTCGTCGACGGCCGGGGACACGCGATGGCGATGCACCGGATCACCGCCGAGCGGGGCGGCAAGAGCATCGACATGGCCGGCGGCATCGTCTTCCGGGTGGTGGGAGAGAAGGTCACCGACCTCGACGAGTGTGTCGAGGATCTCGCTGCTTCGGACGACTTTTGGTCCTGA
- a CDS encoding alpha/beta hydrolase: MTSMPPGGGRLLRIDGAALHVLCEGSGPVCVLASGLGGVWFDWDHVVRRLVAHRTVVRFDRPGYGLSAPAPPGRDVPSAAGEAERIRRILDALGLTGPCTVAGHSLAAFHVEAFARLYPERTAGLVLLDGSTEPEPRPRPLPAVRTAAARTTARLMTAAALPYLAGPTGRRLVVRACTVRRRDPAPDALVRRCYRPGRALAAVLLENTHYLDVAAQLAALRTRAPLPDVPVTVLAAYDRSGSRRALDWLRRQERLAEQLGGTLRIAAPARHLLMLDRPEAVAAAVLDGG, translated from the coding sequence ATGACCTCGATGCCCCCCGGCGGCGGGCGGCTGCTGCGGATCGACGGCGCCGCGCTGCACGTGCTGTGCGAGGGCAGCGGGCCGGTCTGCGTGCTGGCCAGCGGGCTCGGCGGCGTCTGGTTCGACTGGGATCACGTGGTCCGCCGGCTCGTCGCGCACCGCACCGTGGTCCGCTTCGACCGCCCCGGCTACGGCCTCAGTGCCCCCGCCCCGCCCGGCCGCGACGTCCCGAGCGCGGCCGGTGAGGCAGAGCGGATCCGGCGGATCCTGGACGCCCTCGGCCTGACCGGCCCGTGCACCGTCGCCGGGCACTCGCTGGCCGCGTTCCACGTCGAGGCGTTCGCCCGGCTGTACCCCGAGCGCACGGCCGGCCTCGTCCTGCTGGACGGCAGCACCGAACCCGAGCCCCGCCCGCGCCCGCTGCCGGCCGTACGCACCGCCGCGGCGCGGACGACCGCCCGGCTGATGACCGCCGCCGCGCTGCCGTACCTGGCCGGGCCGACCGGCCGGCGGCTGGTGGTGCGGGCCTGCACCGTGCGGCGCCGCGACCCGGCGCCCGACGCGCTGGTGCGCCGCTGCTACCGCCCCGGCCGCGCGCTGGCCGCCGTCCTGCTGGAGAACACCCACTACCTGGACGTCGCGGCTCAGCTCGCCGCGCTGCGCACCCGGGCGCCGCTGCCGGACGTCCCGGTGACCGTACTGGCCGCGTACGACCGCAGCGGCTCGCGGCGGGCGCTGGACTGGCTGCGGCGCCAGGAGCGGCTGGCCGAGCAGCTGGGCGGGACGCTGCGGATAGCCGCCCCGGCCCGGCACCTGCTGATGCTGGACCGCCCGGAAGCGGTGGCGGCCGCGGTACTGGACGGCGGCTGA
- a CDS encoding ABC transporter family substrate-binding protein, giving the protein MAVTAPRRRRLARSTTAATATALVLLVAGCSSSGSGAGAGATKSAQPGLQSSDINPQPLAQVKDGGELRLPLEQWIDQWNPIQVDGTYGDSVEIMKMIEPELFRVDTTGTFQPVADFLVSAKVVSTSPQVVLYTLNPKAKWSDGKALSYLDFKAEWQAANGTNPAFNVSSTTGYDQISDVSQGADPTQVKVTFSKPFADWQNLFYPLLPAAGISTPDQFNKGWIENVPITGGAFKIGSQDKAAQTITVVPDPNWWGTKPKLDKFTYRVLSSSAITQAFLNNEIDVASAGQADTYSQLKADADAVIRSASPWDEVHISLGSNGPLADLHVRQAIDKAVDRDALIKVMNQGVPVAFPKLGNHILMTNQAGYQDNSGTWGTYDLAAAQKLLTDAGWQDAGAGKPRTKDGQTLELHFVVSQGSSQATADMAAATANMLLQAGIKLDVDRVPDNDFFEKYVNVGKFDLASWRNTGSFPPSAIIPSYQEPVGDNVFSNYSKLSTPEIDSLLKQAAATLDPVAAAKLYNQADADIWALGHTIELYQRPSVGAYRKGLANYGASGLADFDYTAVGWQK; this is encoded by the coding sequence ATGGCCGTCACCGCCCCGCGTCGCCGCAGACTCGCCCGTTCGACGACGGCAGCCACCGCCACCGCCCTGGTGCTGCTGGTCGCCGGCTGCAGCTCCAGTGGTTCGGGGGCCGGCGCCGGCGCGACCAAGAGCGCCCAACCGGGCCTGCAGAGCAGCGACATCAACCCGCAGCCGCTGGCCCAGGTCAAGGACGGCGGCGAGCTGCGGCTGCCGCTCGAGCAGTGGATCGACCAGTGGAACCCGATCCAGGTGGACGGCACGTACGGCGACTCGGTCGAGATCATGAAGATGATCGAGCCGGAGCTCTTCCGGGTGGACACCACCGGCACCTTCCAGCCGGTGGCGGACTTCCTGGTCTCCGCCAAGGTGGTCTCCACCTCGCCGCAGGTGGTGCTCTACACGCTCAACCCGAAGGCCAAGTGGTCGGACGGCAAGGCGCTGAGCTACCTGGACTTCAAGGCCGAGTGGCAGGCCGCCAACGGCACCAACCCGGCCTTCAACGTCTCGTCCACCACCGGCTACGACCAGATCAGCGACGTCTCGCAGGGCGCCGACCCGACCCAGGTCAAGGTCACCTTCAGCAAGCCCTTCGCCGACTGGCAGAACCTGTTCTACCCGCTGCTCCCGGCCGCCGGCATCTCCACCCCGGACCAGTTCAACAAGGGCTGGATCGAGAACGTCCCGATCACCGGCGGCGCCTTCAAGATCGGCAGCCAGGACAAGGCCGCGCAGACCATCACCGTCGTGCCGGACCCCAACTGGTGGGGCACCAAGCCGAAGTTGGACAAGTTCACCTACCGGGTGCTGTCCAGCTCGGCGATCACCCAGGCGTTCCTGAACAACGAGATCGACGTGGCCAGCGCCGGTCAGGCGGACACCTACAGCCAGCTCAAGGCCGACGCCGACGCGGTGATCCGCTCGGCCAGCCCGTGGGACGAGGTGCACATCTCGCTCGGCTCCAACGGCCCGCTCGCCGACCTGCACGTGCGCCAGGCGATCGACAAGGCGGTCGACCGCGACGCCCTGATCAAGGTGATGAACCAGGGCGTCCCGGTGGCGTTCCCGAAGCTCGGCAACCACATCCTGATGACCAACCAGGCCGGCTACCAGGACAACTCCGGCACCTGGGGCACCTATGACCTCGCCGCGGCCCAGAAGCTGCTGACCGACGCCGGCTGGCAGGACGCCGGGGCCGGCAAGCCGCGGACCAAGGACGGCCAGACGCTGGAGCTGCACTTCGTCGTCTCGCAGGGCTCCTCGCAGGCGACCGCCGACATGGCCGCCGCCACCGCGAACATGCTGCTGCAGGCCGGCATCAAGCTCGACGTGGACCGGGTGCCGGACAACGACTTCTTCGAGAAGTACGTCAACGTCGGCAAGTTCGACCTGGCGAGCTGGCGCAACACCGGCTCGTTCCCGCCCTCGGCGATCATCCCGTCCTACCAGGAGCCGGTCGGCGACAACGTCTTCTCCAACTACTCCAAGCTGAGCACGCCGGAGATCGACAGTCTGCTGAAGCAGGCCGCCGCCACCCTGGACCCGG
- a CDS encoding ABC transporter ATP-binding protein, which translates to MTSPAALLTVRDLRVEFAGARGRAATAAVRGVDLALRRGETLGIVGESGSGKSVTALAVLGLLPGTAAVGGSVLLDGRELVGLPDRELARIRGSRIAMVFQDPLSAFTPVYRIGDQIAEAVQVHQRVDKAAARRRAAELLDLVGIADPLRALDSFPHEFSGGMRQRAMIAMAVANEPDILLADEPTTALDVTIQAQVLDVLRTAQRETGAALVLVSHDLGVIAQMADRVAVMYAGRVVESAEVDELFAAPRHPYTLGLIGAVPRLDARGGPLVPIPGNPPAPAQLPTGCPFAPRCPLAEDRCRTAEPELTGADGHLAACIRADKLAERRPAPAEVYPVPAVPPAALPPSREDREPVLRVTGLTKTFPVLKGAVFKRKVGEVYAVDGVELDVRRGETLGLVGESGSGKSTTLFEVLGLAKPEAGRIELLGQDTAALDRSTAHRLRAQLQIVFQDPMASLDPRMPIGDVIAEPLRAQGAPKDSIAQRIPQLLRLVGLEADHAARYPHEFSGGQRQRISIARALAVEPQLLVLDEPVSALDVSIQAGVLNLLQRLKAELGLAYLFVSHDLSVIRHLADRVSVMYLGRTVEQGAVDEVFNAPRHPYTRALLSAVPLPDPVAERARTRVLLAGDPPSPTERRAGCRFRSRCAVYTALAPDLRTRCEQDSPTLLDAAPDADHAAACHYPLSR; encoded by the coding sequence ATGACCTCCCCCGCAGCGCTGTTGACCGTCCGCGACCTGCGCGTCGAGTTCGCCGGAGCCCGTGGCCGGGCCGCCACCGCGGCCGTCCGCGGCGTCGACCTCGCGCTGCGCCGGGGGGAGACGCTCGGCATCGTCGGCGAGTCCGGTTCCGGCAAGTCGGTCACCGCGCTGGCGGTACTCGGCCTGCTGCCGGGCACCGCCGCCGTCGGCGGCTCGGTCCTGCTGGACGGCCGCGAGCTGGTCGGGCTGCCGGACCGCGAGCTGGCCAGGATCCGCGGCAGCCGGATCGCGATGGTCTTCCAGGACCCGCTCTCCGCCTTCACCCCGGTCTACCGGATCGGCGACCAGATCGCCGAGGCGGTGCAGGTCCACCAGCGCGTCGACAAGGCCGCCGCCCGCCGCAGGGCGGCCGAACTCCTGGACCTGGTGGGCATCGCGGACCCGCTCCGCGCACTCGACAGCTTCCCGCACGAGTTCTCCGGCGGCATGCGCCAGCGCGCGATGATCGCGATGGCGGTGGCCAACGAACCGGACATCCTGCTCGCCGACGAGCCCACCACCGCGCTGGACGTCACCATCCAGGCGCAGGTGCTCGACGTGCTCCGGACCGCCCAGCGGGAGACCGGCGCCGCGCTGGTGCTGGTCAGCCACGACCTCGGGGTGATCGCCCAGATGGCCGACCGGGTCGCGGTGATGTACGCCGGGCGGGTGGTGGAGAGCGCCGAGGTGGACGAGCTGTTCGCCGCTCCCCGCCACCCCTACACGCTCGGGCTGATCGGCGCCGTCCCGCGGCTGGACGCGCGCGGCGGCCCGCTCGTCCCGATCCCCGGCAACCCGCCGGCCCCCGCCCAGCTGCCCACCGGCTGCCCGTTCGCCCCGCGCTGCCCGCTGGCCGAGGACCGCTGCCGCACCGCGGAGCCGGAACTCACCGGCGCGGACGGCCACTTGGCCGCCTGCATACGGGCCGACAAGCTGGCCGAGCGGCGCCCCGCCCCCGCCGAGGTCTACCCCGTACCCGCGGTCCCGCCAGCCGCCCTGCCCCCCTCCCGCGAGGACCGCGAGCCGGTGCTGCGGGTCACCGGACTGACCAAGACCTTCCCCGTCCTGAAGGGCGCCGTCTTCAAGCGCAAGGTCGGCGAGGTGTACGCCGTCGACGGCGTCGAGCTGGACGTACGGCGCGGCGAAACCCTGGGCCTGGTGGGCGAGTCGGGCTCCGGCAAGTCGACCACGCTGTTCGAGGTGCTGGGCCTGGCCAAGCCCGAGGCGGGCCGGATCGAACTGCTCGGCCAGGACACCGCCGCCCTGGACCGGTCCACCGCGCACCGGCTGCGCGCCCAGCTGCAGATCGTCTTCCAGGACCCGATGGCCAGCCTCGACCCGCGGATGCCGATCGGCGACGTGATCGCCGAACCGCTGCGCGCCCAGGGCGCACCGAAGGACTCGATCGCCCAGCGGATCCCCCAACTCCTGCGCCTGGTAGGCCTGGAGGCCGACCACGCGGCCCGCTACCCACACGAGTTCTCCGGCGGTCAGCGCCAACGCATCTCCATCGCACGGGCGTTGGCCGTCGAGCCGCAACTCCTGGTGCTGGACGAGCCGGTGTCCGCCCTCGACGTCTCGATCCAGGCCGGCGTGCTGAACCTGCTGCAGCGACTGAAGGCCGAGCTCGGCCTGGCCTACCTGTTCGTCTCGCACGACCTGTCGGTGATCCGGCACCTGGCCGACCGGGTCAGCGTGATGTACCTGGGCCGCACGGTGGAGCAGGGCGCGGTGGACGAGGTCTTCAACGCCCCGCGCCACCCCTACACCCGCGCCCTGCTCTCCGCCGTCCCGCTGCCCGACCCGGTCGCCGAGCGCGCCCGGACCCGCGTCCTGCTGGCCGGCGACCCGCCGAGCCCCACCGAGCGCCGCGCGGGCTGCCGCTTCCGCAGCCGCTGCGCCGTCTACACCGCACTCGCCCCGGACCTGCGCACCCGCTGCGAGCAGGACTCCCCCACCCTGCTGGACGCCGCCCCGGACGCCGACCACGCCGCCGCCTGCCACTACCCGCTGTCCCGATGA
- a CDS encoding ABC transporter permease, with the protein MLRYLAKRLAYYLVLLVVSVFLAYALSSASLNPRAYFEAKQPRPSAASVDRQLTELGINDHTPVVERFGHWASGLVLHGDLGRSIHDTSINAEFGRRVWVSLRLMLIGSLLGMLLGVAGGAWSAVRQYRVSDRALTVFSFVVLSTPVFLMALFLKNGAIALNQASGHQLINFTGYETPGLSGGLGAHLSDWAVHLLLPTLSLALGGLATYSRYQRGTMLDVLGSDYLRTAQAKGLSRRRALVKHGLRTAVIPMSTLFAYSFLGILTGATFTEVIFGWHGMGEWFINAINENDTNAVIAVNLFAAVVVLASGFLADALHAALDPRVRH; encoded by the coding sequence ATGCTCCGCTATCTGGCGAAGCGTCTCGCCTACTACCTGGTCCTCCTGGTCGTCTCGGTCTTCCTCGCCTACGCGCTCTCCAGCGCCTCGCTCAACCCGCGCGCCTACTTCGAGGCCAAGCAGCCCCGCCCGTCGGCCGCCTCCGTCGACCGCCAGCTCACCGAGCTCGGGATCAACGACCACACCCCGGTGGTCGAGCGGTTCGGCCACTGGGCGAGCGGCCTGGTGCTGCACGGCGACCTCGGCCGCAGCATCCACGACACCTCGATCAACGCCGAGTTCGGCCGCCGGGTCTGGGTCTCGCTGCGGCTGATGCTGATCGGCAGCCTGCTGGGCATGCTGCTCGGGGTGGCCGGCGGCGCCTGGAGCGCGGTGCGCCAATACCGGGTCTCCGACCGGGCGTTGACGGTCTTCTCATTCGTGGTGCTGTCCACCCCGGTCTTCCTGATGGCGCTCTTCCTGAAGAACGGCGCCATCGCGCTCAACCAGGCCTCCGGCCACCAGCTGATCAACTTCACCGGCTACGAGACCCCCGGACTGAGCGGCGGTCTCGGCGCGCACCTCTCCGACTGGGCCGTCCACCTGCTGCTGCCGACCCTGTCGCTGGCGCTCGGCGGCCTGGCCACCTACAGCCGCTACCAGCGCGGCACGATGCTCGACGTACTCGGCTCCGACTACCTGCGCACCGCCCAGGCCAAGGGCCTCAGCCGGCGCCGGGCGCTGGTCAAGCACGGGCTGCGCACCGCCGTCATCCCGATGTCCACACTCTTCGCCTACAGCTTCCTCGGCATCCTGACCGGCGCCACCTTCACCGAGGTGATCTTCGGCTGGCACGGCATGGGCGAGTGGTTCATCAACGCGATCAACGAGAACGACACCAACGCGGTGATCGCGGTCAACCTCTTCGCCGCCGTGGTGGTGCTGGCCTCGGGCTTCCTGGCCGACGCGCTGCACGCCGCGCTGGACCCGAGGGTCCGGCACTGA
- a CDS encoding DJ-1/PfpI family protein yields MAVKILLVTGDAAESLEVLYPYQRLREEGYQVDIAAPARKKLQFVVHDFEDGFDTYTEKPGYTWPADLAFAEVDPAEYAALVIPGGRAPEYLRNNADLQRIVQHFFSSEKPVAQLCHGPLITAAAGVLSGRRTAAYPALEPDVAAAGATYEDGEAVVDGVLVSGRAWPDHPAWLRAFIEILRTKAPAS; encoded by the coding sequence ATGGCTGTGAAGATCCTGCTCGTCACCGGGGACGCGGCGGAGTCGCTGGAGGTGCTGTATCCGTACCAGCGGTTGCGCGAGGAGGGCTACCAGGTCGACATCGCGGCGCCGGCCCGCAAGAAGCTCCAGTTCGTGGTCCACGACTTCGAGGACGGCTTCGACACCTACACCGAGAAGCCCGGCTACACCTGGCCGGCCGACCTGGCCTTCGCCGAGGTCGACCCGGCCGAGTACGCGGCGCTGGTGATCCCCGGCGGCCGGGCCCCCGAGTACCTGCGCAACAACGCCGACCTCCAGCGCATCGTCCAGCACTTCTTCAGCTCCGAGAAGCCCGTCGCGCAGCTCTGCCACGGCCCGCTGATCACCGCCGCGGCCGGCGTGCTGAGCGGCCGGCGCACCGCCGCCTACCCGGCGCTCGAGCCCGATGTCGCGGCGGCCGGCGCCACCTACGAGGACGGTGAGGCGGTCGTGGACGGCGTGCTGGTCTCCGGTCGCGCCTGGCCGGACCACCCCGCCTGGCTGCGCGCCTTCATCGAGATCCTGCGAACCAAGGCCCCCGCCTCCTGA
- a CDS encoding DUF4232 domain-containing protein, producing MRTKIARQGLSATVLVAAGLMLTACGPNGSVSATISSSTGSNATQSSTGGTTSASNGSTTPTGSSSAGKGSGTGAGSSAGADCHTVNLSFSSSGGMAQGEVLINLKNVGSTTCSLHGFPGVDLKSQYGTVSAVRSTMAVPTVSLSPGQTTNFTLHYPVNNTGGSGVTFTSAVVTPPNETHSHTMSLGFNVPADSGSSPAITVDPVGAGK from the coding sequence ATGCGTACGAAGATCGCCCGCCAGGGTCTGTCGGCTACCGTGCTCGTCGCCGCGGGGCTGATGCTGACCGCGTGCGGTCCCAACGGTTCGGTCAGCGCCACGATTTCCTCCTCCACCGGCTCGAACGCCACGCAGTCCTCCACGGGGGGCACCACCTCGGCGTCGAACGGGTCGACCACTCCGACCGGCTCCAGCTCCGCCGGAAAGGGCTCCGGCACGGGGGCCGGCTCCTCGGCGGGGGCGGACTGCCACACCGTGAACCTGTCGTTCAGCAGCTCCGGGGGCATGGCGCAGGGCGAGGTGCTGATCAACCTGAAGAACGTCGGGTCCACGACCTGCTCGCTGCACGGCTTCCCCGGCGTGGACCTCAAGAGCCAGTACGGCACGGTCAGCGCGGTGCGCAGCACGATGGCCGTGCCCACGGTCAGCCTCTCGCCCGGGCAGACCACCAACTTCACCCTGCACTACCCGGTGAACAACACCGGCGGCAGTGGGGTGACGTTCACCAGCGCCGTGGTCACCCCGCCGAACGAGACGCACTCCCACACCATGTCACTCGGCTTCAACGTTCCCGCCGACAGCGGCTCCAGCCCCGCCATCACGGTGGACCCCGTGGGCGCCGGCAAGTGA
- a CDS encoding ABC transporter permease: MRSGRGRLVLGRLLAARGVLVGTVIVLLLFLLAFVGPYLTHWRYTDIDYAALRQPPSATHWFGTGGLGQDVYAQTLRGLQKSLIIGLLVALLSTVVAGLVGACAGYFGGWTDRVLIFFVDLMLVFPSFLVITIISPRLKNTGWIAFVVLLAAFNWMITARVVRSMTISLKEREFVRAAQFMGVRPLRIILRHILPNAASYLIVDATIAVGGAVMSETALSYFGFGVKAPDVSLGTLIADGTDAAPTYPWMFYFAAGLLVLFVLAVNLIGDGLRDALDPTAEAGRTPSRRTTRRSHRTPKGSR; the protein is encoded by the coding sequence GTGCGCTCCGGCCGCGGCCGACTGGTGCTCGGGCGGCTGCTGGCCGCGCGGGGGGTGCTGGTCGGCACGGTGATCGTGCTGCTGCTCTTCCTGCTGGCCTTTGTCGGGCCGTACCTGACGCACTGGAGATATACCGACATCGACTACGCGGCGCTGCGCCAACCCCCTTCCGCCACCCACTGGTTCGGCACCGGGGGGCTCGGCCAGGACGTCTACGCGCAGACCCTGCGCGGGCTGCAGAAGTCACTGATCATCGGCCTGCTGGTGGCACTGCTCTCGACGGTGGTGGCCGGGCTGGTCGGCGCCTGCGCCGGGTACTTCGGCGGCTGGACCGACCGGGTGCTGATCTTCTTCGTGGACCTGATGCTGGTCTTCCCCAGCTTCCTGGTGATCACCATCATCTCGCCGCGACTGAAGAACACCGGCTGGATCGCCTTCGTGGTGCTGCTCGCCGCCTTCAACTGGATGATCACCGCGCGGGTGGTGCGCTCGATGACGATCTCCCTCAAGGAGCGCGAATTCGTGCGCGCCGCCCAGTTCATGGGGGTGCGGCCGCTGCGGATCATCCTGCGGCACATCCTGCCGAACGCCGCCTCCTACCTGATCGTGGACGCCACCATCGCGGTCGGCGGCGCGGTGATGAGTGAGACCGCGCTCTCCTACTTCGGCTTCGGCGTGAAGGCGCCGGACGTCTCGCTCGGCACCCTGATCGCCGACGGGACGGACGCCGCGCCCACCTATCCCTGGATGTTCTACTTCGCGGCCGGGCTGCTGGTGCTCTTCGTGCTGGCGGTCAACCTGATCGGCGACGGCCTGCGGGACGCGCTCGACCCGACCGCCGAGGCCGGCCGCACACCCTCCCGTCGCACCACCCGTCGCTCCCACCGCACTCCCAAAGGCTCCCGATGA
- a CDS encoding LysE family translocator, whose protein sequence is MTLTTALWSFALVVGLLTLTPGLDSALILRTAALGRRRRAWGVVLGIQTGTLLWGALTSLGVTALLTASHLAYDALRVSGACYLLWMGARMLWNTRRRTPAEADPTDNVDGVDSADSWYGGWRQGTVTNLLNPKMGVFYVAVLPQFIPAGAPHFTTGVLLTCVHVLLGLLWSTVLVGFARALRVKLQRPAARRLLDRITGTAIVGFGLRLAAGS, encoded by the coding sequence ATGACCCTCACCACCGCACTGTGGTCCTTCGCCCTGGTCGTCGGCCTCCTCACGCTCACCCCCGGCCTGGACAGCGCGCTCATCCTGCGCACCGCCGCCCTCGGCCGGCGCCGCCGGGCCTGGGGCGTCGTGCTGGGCATCCAGACCGGCACGCTGCTGTGGGGGGCGCTCACCTCGCTCGGCGTCACCGCACTGCTGACCGCCTCCCACCTCGCCTACGACGCGCTGCGCGTCAGCGGCGCCTGCTACCTGCTGTGGATGGGCGCCCGGATGCTCTGGAACACCCGCCGCCGCACCCCGGCCGAGGCCGACCCCACCGACAACGTGGACGGCGTGGACAGCGCAGACTCCTGGTACGGCGGCTGGCGCCAGGGCACGGTGACCAACCTGCTCAACCCGAAGATGGGAGTCTTCTACGTGGCCGTGCTGCCGCAGTTCATCCCGGCCGGCGCGCCGCACTTCACCACCGGCGTGCTGCTGACCTGTGTGCACGTGCTGCTCGGCCTGCTCTGGTCGACGGTGCTGGTCGGCTTCGCCCGGGCCCTGCGGGTCAAGCTCCAGCGACCCGCCGCCCGCCGTCTCCTCGACCGGATCACCGGCACCGCCATCGTCGGCTTCGGCCTGCGCCTCGCCGCCGGTTCCTGA
- a CDS encoding AAA family ATPase, whose translation MEPGRIIFLNGTSSSGKTSIARELLDILDDGVFFHLAVDGFNATRTKRALDAEELDAALRRTRLGFHRSIAAMAEVGNDVVVDHVLSEPWRLLDCLTVLRPEDVLFVGVHCSLDELTRREQARGDRPAGLAALQYDLVHSHGDYDLECDTSTATPRQCAQQIKDFLPHRPTPTAFTRLRTVHLSASHA comes from the coding sequence ATGGAACCTGGTCGGATCATCTTCCTCAACGGCACGTCCAGCTCAGGGAAAACGAGCATCGCTCGGGAACTCCTGGACATCCTGGACGACGGCGTCTTCTTCCACCTGGCGGTGGACGGCTTCAACGCGACCCGCACCAAGCGGGCGCTCGACGCGGAGGAGCTCGACGCCGCACTGCGGCGGACCAGGCTGGGTTTCCACCGCTCGATCGCGGCCATGGCCGAGGTGGGCAACGACGTCGTGGTCGACCATGTGCTGAGCGAGCCGTGGCGGCTGCTCGACTGCCTGACCGTGCTGCGACCGGAGGACGTGCTGTTCGTCGGCGTCCACTGCTCGCTGGACGAACTGACCCGCCGCGAGCAGGCCCGGGGCGACCGCCCGGCGGGCCTGGCAGCACTCCAGTACGACCTGGTCCACAGCCACGGCGACTACGACCTGGAATGCGACACCAGCACGGCGACCCCGCGCCAATGCGCCCAGCAGATCAAGGACTTCCTCCCCCACCGCCCAACCCCCACCGCCTTCACCCGCCTGCGCACGGTCCACCTCTCCGCGTCCCACGCGTGA
- a CDS encoding histidine kinase: protein MWQPQRRWHAWAVDLVLVVTAGLDAVLNFPPPRDWHFAVSLVAAAVLVLRRRFPLTVLLATLPGLYAGNAMVAAMVAACSVAGTRRPTWQKALVALAVTVGSFLPWPITDFKLETASDITQHLIYAAMLGTGPVVLGLLAQTRKDLSERVAELAVLRDHERALYAKTVVAAERARIAREMHDVVSHQAGLIAVQAGALQVTTKDPHVKEVAGTLRKLAVATLEELRSMILVLRAAGAGPTELVPQPKLADLPRLVAAAEVAATLLVEGETDRALPEPVERTAYRTVQEALTNVRKHAPGAPTQVLVQIGGDSLRVQIQNAAPNLRAEQPQLPGGRHGLVGLRERAALLDGTISAEPAADGGFAVRLWLPLTRVPATAAD from the coding sequence GTGTGGCAGCCGCAGCGACGATGGCACGCCTGGGCGGTCGACCTGGTCCTGGTGGTCACGGCCGGCCTCGACGCGGTGCTGAACTTCCCGCCCCCGCGCGACTGGCACTTCGCGGTCTCGCTGGTCGCGGCGGCCGTGCTGGTGCTCCGGCGACGCTTTCCACTGACCGTCCTGCTGGCCACCCTGCCGGGGCTGTACGCGGGCAACGCGATGGTCGCCGCCATGGTCGCGGCCTGCAGCGTGGCCGGAACCAGGCGGCCGACCTGGCAGAAGGCACTCGTCGCGCTGGCGGTGACGGTCGGCAGCTTCCTGCCCTGGCCGATCACCGACTTCAAGCTGGAGACGGCGAGCGACATCACCCAGCACCTCATCTACGCGGCCATGCTGGGCACCGGCCCGGTGGTGCTCGGGCTGCTCGCGCAGACCCGCAAGGACCTCTCGGAGCGGGTCGCCGAGCTGGCCGTCCTGCGCGACCACGAGCGCGCGCTCTACGCCAAGACCGTGGTCGCCGCGGAACGCGCCCGGATCGCCCGCGAGATGCACGACGTGGTCTCGCACCAGGCGGGACTGATCGCGGTGCAGGCCGGGGCGCTCCAGGTGACGACCAAGGACCCGCACGTCAAGGAGGTGGCAGGCACCTTGCGCAAGCTCGCGGTGGCCACCCTGGAGGAGTTGCGCAGCATGATCCTGGTGCTGCGGGCGGCCGGCGCGGGGCCCACCGAGCTCGTCCCGCAGCCCAAACTCGCCGATCTGCCGCGCCTGGTGGCCGCCGCCGAGGTGGCGGCCACGCTGCTGGTCGAGGGCGAGACGGACCGCGCGCTGCCGGAGCCCGTCGAGCGCACCGCGTACCGGACGGTGCAGGAGGCGCTGACCAACGTCCGCAAGCACGCGCCGGGCGCGCCGACCCAGGTGCTGGTGCAGATCGGCGGGGACTCCCTGCGGGTCCAGATCCAGAACGCGGCGCCCAACCTGCGCGCCGAACAGCCCCAGCTGCCGGGCGGACGGCACGGCCTGGTGGGCCTGCGGGAGCGCGCCGCGCTGCTGGACGGGACGATCAGCGCCGAGCCCGCGGCGGACGGCGGCTTCGCGGTGCGGCTCTGGCTGCCGCTCACCCGGGTGCCGGCCACAGCAGCAGACTGA